Proteins found in one Lagopus muta isolate bLagMut1 chromosome 18, bLagMut1 primary, whole genome shotgun sequence genomic segment:
- the RNF157 gene encoding E3 ubiquitin ligase RNF157 isoform X5 has protein sequence MGALTSRQNAGVEEVDIPANSVYRYPPKSGSYFANHFIMGGEKFDSTHPEGYLFGENSDLNFLGNRPVVFPYAAPPPQEPVKTLRSLINIRKDTLRLVKCSEEVKTPGEEVSKAKVHYNVEFTFDTDARVAITIYYQASEEFHNGVARDSYVPRDTSLQSETVHYKRGVCQQFCVPSHTVDPSEWTEEELGFDLDREVFPMVVHAVVDEGDEHAGHSHVLLATFEKHTDGTFCVKPLKQKQVVDGVSYLLQEIYGIENKYNTQDSKVAEDEVSDNSAECVVCLSDVRDTLILPCRHLCLCNTCADTLRYQANNCPICRLPFRALLQIRAMRKKLGPLSPTSFNPIISSQTSDSEEHSVSAQESFGCPTGSSENIPPGYEVVSLLEALNGPLTPSPGAGPMRMLGDGPPGAGPLPSYSSTGRLPPLRALSPLERLSECAPPGLKLKKSLSKSVSQNSSILPEEEDEKSCTESELRVCRRKSPARLEEECGMTPESENLTLSSSGAIDQSSCTGTPLSSTISSPEEAASSSLAQSVMSMASSQSQHSQISTDTVSSMSGSYVAPGTEEEGDMLPSPAAASATASDGESTPVESPDLNFVSISEEHDAEGNDVLEDEDVSPTQEDAAVPDSCPIDIEE, from the exons ATGGGGGCTTTGACCAGCCGACAAAACGCAGGGGTGGAGGAGGTGGATATCCCCGCTAATTCCGTCTATAGGTACCCCCCGAAATCCG GGAGCTACTTTGCCAACCACTTCATCATGGGAGGCGAGAAGTTCGACTCAACGCACCCTGAGGGTTACCTCTTCGGCGAGAACAGCGACCTCAACTTCTTGGGGAACCGACCTGTGGTG TTCCCTTACGCTGCTCCACCTCCTCAGGAACCCGTGAAGACCCTCCGGAGCCTGATCAACATCCGCAAGGACACGCTGCGCCTCGTCAA GTGTTCAGAGGAGGTGAAGACCCCAGGGGAAGAGGTCAGCAAAGCCAAGGTGCACTACAACGTGGAGTTCACCTTTGACACGGATGCCCGCGTGGCCATAACCATCTACTACCAGGCCAGCGAGGAGTTCCACAACGGGGTGGCGAG GGACAGCTACGTCCCCAGGGACACCAGCCTGCAGTCGGAGACGGTGCACTACAAGCGGGGTGTGTGCCAGCAGTTCTGTGTGCCCTCCCACACTGTTGACCCCTCGGAATGGACCGAGGAGGAG CTGGGCTTTGACCTGGACCGGGAAGTGTTCCCCATGGTGGTGCATGCAGTAGTGGATGAAGGCGATG AGCACGCCGGGCACAGCCATGTGCTGCTGGCAACCTTTGAGAAG CATACTGATGGCACTTTCTGCGTGAAGCCCCTCAAGCAGAAGCAAGTG GTGGATGGGGTGAGCTACCTCCTGCAGGAGATCTACGGCATCGAGAACAAGTACAACACGCAGGACTCCAAG GTCGCTGAGGATGAGGTGAGCGATAACAGCGCTGAGTGCGTCGTCTGCCTCTCGGATGTCCGTGACACCCTCATCCTGCCCTGCCGCCACCTCTGCCTCTGCAACACCTGCGCTGACACCCTGCGCTACCAGGCCAACAACTGCCCCATCTGCAGGCTGC CTTTCCGAGCCTTGCTTCAAATCCGAGCCATGAGGAAAAAGCTGGGGCCCCTCTCGCCCACCAGCTTCAACCCCATCATCTCCTCACAGACCTCTGACTCTGAAGAGCACTCGGTCAGCGCTCAGGAGAGCTTCGGGTGCCCCACCGGG TCCTCAGAGAACATCCCCCCAGGCTACGAGGTGGTGTCGCTGCTCGAGGCCCTCAATGGGCCCCTGACTCCCTCACCGGGTGCAGGGCCGATGCGGATGCTTGGCGATGGCCCCCCAGGTGCAGGACCGCTGCCCTCCTACAGCAGCACCGGCCGCCTGCCCCCCCTGCGGGCCCTCTCACCCCTCGAGCGGCTCTCAGAATGTGCCCCACCGGGGCTCAAGCTGAAGAAAAGCCTTTCCAA GTCGGTATCCCAGAACTCCTCCATCCTGCCCGAAGAGGAGGACGAGAAGTCGTGTACTGAGTCAGAGCTGAGGGTCTGCAGGAGGAAATCCCCTGCCCGGCTGGAGGAG GAGTGTGGCATGACACCAGAGAGTGAGAACCTCACCCTGTCCTCGTCGGGAGCCATTGACCAGTCCTCATGCACCGGGACCCCGCTGTCCTCCACCATCTCGTCTCCAGAAG aagctgccagcagcagcctggcccAGTCTGTCATGTCCATGGCCTCCTCCCAGAGCCAACACTCACAGATCAGCACCGACACTGTCTCCTCCATGTCCGGCTCCTACGTGGCCCCTGGCACAGAGGAAGAAGGGGACATGCTCCCCTCGCCTGCAGCCGCCAGTGCCACCGCCTCTGATGGAGAG TCGACACCTGTGGAGTCCCCAGATTTAAACTTTGTCAGCATCTCAGAGGAGCACGATGCTGAG GGCAATGACGTGCTGGAGGATGAGGATGTGTCACCCACACAGGAAGATG CTGCAGTGCCGGACTCCTGCCCCATTGACATTGAGGAATAG
- the RNF157 gene encoding E3 ubiquitin ligase RNF157 isoform X3, with the protein MGALTSRQNAGVEEVDIPANSVYRYPPKSGSYFANHFIMGGEKFDSTHPEGYLFGENSDLNFLGNRPVVFPYAAPPPQEPVKTLRSLINIRKDTLRLVKCSEEVKTPGEEVSKAKVHYNVEFTFDTDARVAITIYYQASEEFHNGVARDSYVPRDTSLQSETVHYKRGVCQQFCVPSHTVDPSEWTEEELGFDLDREVFPMVVHAVVDEGDEHAGHSHVLLATFEKHTDGTFCVKPLKQKQVVDGVSYLLQEIYGIENKYNTQDSKVAEDEVSDNSAECVVCLSDVRDTLILPCRHLCLCNTCADTLRYQANNCPICRLPFRALLQIRAMRKKLGPLSPTSFNPIISSQTSDSEEHSSSENIPPGYEVVSLLEALNGPLTPSPGAGPMRMLGDGPPGAGPLPSYSSTGRLPPLRALSPLERLSECAPPGLKLKKSLSKSVSQNSSILPEEEDEKSCTESELRVCRRKSPARLEEECGMTPESENLTLSSSGAIDQSSCTGTPLSSTISSPEEAASSSLAQSVMSMASSQSQHSQISTDTVSSMSGSYVAPGTEEEGDMLPSPAAASATASDGESTPVESPDLNFVSISEEHDAEGNDVLEDEDVSPTQEDGPRTGAFLGLRCDNNNDLSIAHVKALDNKLCSEACLPAAVPDSCPIDIEE; encoded by the exons ATGGGGGCTTTGACCAGCCGACAAAACGCAGGGGTGGAGGAGGTGGATATCCCCGCTAATTCCGTCTATAGGTACCCCCCGAAATCCG GGAGCTACTTTGCCAACCACTTCATCATGGGAGGCGAGAAGTTCGACTCAACGCACCCTGAGGGTTACCTCTTCGGCGAGAACAGCGACCTCAACTTCTTGGGGAACCGACCTGTGGTG TTCCCTTACGCTGCTCCACCTCCTCAGGAACCCGTGAAGACCCTCCGGAGCCTGATCAACATCCGCAAGGACACGCTGCGCCTCGTCAA GTGTTCAGAGGAGGTGAAGACCCCAGGGGAAGAGGTCAGCAAAGCCAAGGTGCACTACAACGTGGAGTTCACCTTTGACACGGATGCCCGCGTGGCCATAACCATCTACTACCAGGCCAGCGAGGAGTTCCACAACGGGGTGGCGAG GGACAGCTACGTCCCCAGGGACACCAGCCTGCAGTCGGAGACGGTGCACTACAAGCGGGGTGTGTGCCAGCAGTTCTGTGTGCCCTCCCACACTGTTGACCCCTCGGAATGGACCGAGGAGGAG CTGGGCTTTGACCTGGACCGGGAAGTGTTCCCCATGGTGGTGCATGCAGTAGTGGATGAAGGCGATG AGCACGCCGGGCACAGCCATGTGCTGCTGGCAACCTTTGAGAAG CATACTGATGGCACTTTCTGCGTGAAGCCCCTCAAGCAGAAGCAAGTG GTGGATGGGGTGAGCTACCTCCTGCAGGAGATCTACGGCATCGAGAACAAGTACAACACGCAGGACTCCAAG GTCGCTGAGGATGAGGTGAGCGATAACAGCGCTGAGTGCGTCGTCTGCCTCTCGGATGTCCGTGACACCCTCATCCTGCCCTGCCGCCACCTCTGCCTCTGCAACACCTGCGCTGACACCCTGCGCTACCAGGCCAACAACTGCCCCATCTGCAGGCTGC CTTTCCGAGCCTTGCTTCAAATCCGAGCCATGAGGAAAAAGCTGGGGCCCCTCTCGCCCACCAGCTTCAACCCCATCATCTCCTCACAGACCTCTGACTCTGAAGAGCACTCG TCCTCAGAGAACATCCCCCCAGGCTACGAGGTGGTGTCGCTGCTCGAGGCCCTCAATGGGCCCCTGACTCCCTCACCGGGTGCAGGGCCGATGCGGATGCTTGGCGATGGCCCCCCAGGTGCAGGACCGCTGCCCTCCTACAGCAGCACCGGCCGCCTGCCCCCCCTGCGGGCCCTCTCACCCCTCGAGCGGCTCTCAGAATGTGCCCCACCGGGGCTCAAGCTGAAGAAAAGCCTTTCCAA GTCGGTATCCCAGAACTCCTCCATCCTGCCCGAAGAGGAGGACGAGAAGTCGTGTACTGAGTCAGAGCTGAGGGTCTGCAGGAGGAAATCCCCTGCCCGGCTGGAGGAG GAGTGTGGCATGACACCAGAGAGTGAGAACCTCACCCTGTCCTCGTCGGGAGCCATTGACCAGTCCTCATGCACCGGGACCCCGCTGTCCTCCACCATCTCGTCTCCAGAAG aagctgccagcagcagcctggcccAGTCTGTCATGTCCATGGCCTCCTCCCAGAGCCAACACTCACAGATCAGCACCGACACTGTCTCCTCCATGTCCGGCTCCTACGTGGCCCCTGGCACAGAGGAAGAAGGGGACATGCTCCCCTCGCCTGCAGCCGCCAGTGCCACCGCCTCTGATGGAGAG TCGACACCTGTGGAGTCCCCAGATTTAAACTTTGTCAGCATCTCAGAGGAGCACGATGCTGAG GGCAATGACGTGCTGGAGGATGAGGATGTGTCACCCACACAGGAAGATG GCCCGAGGACAGGCGCTTTCCTCGGTCTGAGGTGTGACAATAACAATGACTTGAGCATCGCACACGTGAAAGCGCTGGACAATAAACTGTGCTCTGAGGCCTGCTTACCTG CTGCAGTGCCGGACTCCTGCCCCATTGACATTGAGGAATAG
- the RNF157 gene encoding E3 ubiquitin ligase RNF157 isoform X4 translates to MGALTSRQNAGVEEVDIPANSVYRYPPKSGSYFANHFIMGGEKFDSTHPEGYLFGENSDLNFLGNRPVVFPYAAPPPQEPVKTLRSLINIRKDTLRLVKCSEEVKTPGEEVSKAKVHYNVEFTFDTDARVAITIYYQASEEFHNGVASYVPRDTSLQSETVHYKRGVCQQFCVPSHTVDPSEWTEEELGFDLDREVFPMVVHAVVDEGDEHAGHSHVLLATFEKHTDGTFCVKPLKQKQVVDGVSYLLQEIYGIENKYNTQDSKVAEDEVSDNSAECVVCLSDVRDTLILPCRHLCLCNTCADTLRYQANNCPICRLPFRALLQIRAMRKKLGPLSPTSFNPIISSQTSDSEEHSSSENIPPGYEVVSLLEALNGPLTPSPGAGPMRMLGDGPPGAGPLPSYSSTGRLPPLRALSPLERLSECAPPGLKLKKSLSKSVSQNSSILPEEEDEKSCTESELRVCRRKSPARLEEECGMTPESENLTLSSSGAIDQSSCTGTPLSSTISSPEEAASSSLAQSVMSMASSQSQHSQISTDTVSSMSGSYVAPGTEEEGDMLPSPAAASATASDGESTPVESPDLNFVSISEEHDAEGNDVLEDEDVSPTQEDGPRTGAFLGLRCDNNNDLSIAHVKALDNKLCSEACLPAAVPDSCPIDIEE, encoded by the exons ATGGGGGCTTTGACCAGCCGACAAAACGCAGGGGTGGAGGAGGTGGATATCCCCGCTAATTCCGTCTATAGGTACCCCCCGAAATCCG GGAGCTACTTTGCCAACCACTTCATCATGGGAGGCGAGAAGTTCGACTCAACGCACCCTGAGGGTTACCTCTTCGGCGAGAACAGCGACCTCAACTTCTTGGGGAACCGACCTGTGGTG TTCCCTTACGCTGCTCCACCTCCTCAGGAACCCGTGAAGACCCTCCGGAGCCTGATCAACATCCGCAAGGACACGCTGCGCCTCGTCAA GTGTTCAGAGGAGGTGAAGACCCCAGGGGAAGAGGTCAGCAAAGCCAAGGTGCACTACAACGTGGAGTTCACCTTTGACACGGATGCCCGCGTGGCCATAACCATCTACTACCAGGCCAGCGAGGAGTTCCACAACGGGGTGGCGAG CTACGTCCCCAGGGACACCAGCCTGCAGTCGGAGACGGTGCACTACAAGCGGGGTGTGTGCCAGCAGTTCTGTGTGCCCTCCCACACTGTTGACCCCTCGGAATGGACCGAGGAGGAG CTGGGCTTTGACCTGGACCGGGAAGTGTTCCCCATGGTGGTGCATGCAGTAGTGGATGAAGGCGATG AGCACGCCGGGCACAGCCATGTGCTGCTGGCAACCTTTGAGAAG CATACTGATGGCACTTTCTGCGTGAAGCCCCTCAAGCAGAAGCAAGTG GTGGATGGGGTGAGCTACCTCCTGCAGGAGATCTACGGCATCGAGAACAAGTACAACACGCAGGACTCCAAG GTCGCTGAGGATGAGGTGAGCGATAACAGCGCTGAGTGCGTCGTCTGCCTCTCGGATGTCCGTGACACCCTCATCCTGCCCTGCCGCCACCTCTGCCTCTGCAACACCTGCGCTGACACCCTGCGCTACCAGGCCAACAACTGCCCCATCTGCAGGCTGC CTTTCCGAGCCTTGCTTCAAATCCGAGCCATGAGGAAAAAGCTGGGGCCCCTCTCGCCCACCAGCTTCAACCCCATCATCTCCTCACAGACCTCTGACTCTGAAGAGCACTCG TCCTCAGAGAACATCCCCCCAGGCTACGAGGTGGTGTCGCTGCTCGAGGCCCTCAATGGGCCCCTGACTCCCTCACCGGGTGCAGGGCCGATGCGGATGCTTGGCGATGGCCCCCCAGGTGCAGGACCGCTGCCCTCCTACAGCAGCACCGGCCGCCTGCCCCCCCTGCGGGCCCTCTCACCCCTCGAGCGGCTCTCAGAATGTGCCCCACCGGGGCTCAAGCTGAAGAAAAGCCTTTCCAA GTCGGTATCCCAGAACTCCTCCATCCTGCCCGAAGAGGAGGACGAGAAGTCGTGTACTGAGTCAGAGCTGAGGGTCTGCAGGAGGAAATCCCCTGCCCGGCTGGAGGAG GAGTGTGGCATGACACCAGAGAGTGAGAACCTCACCCTGTCCTCGTCGGGAGCCATTGACCAGTCCTCATGCACCGGGACCCCGCTGTCCTCCACCATCTCGTCTCCAGAAG aagctgccagcagcagcctggcccAGTCTGTCATGTCCATGGCCTCCTCCCAGAGCCAACACTCACAGATCAGCACCGACACTGTCTCCTCCATGTCCGGCTCCTACGTGGCCCCTGGCACAGAGGAAGAAGGGGACATGCTCCCCTCGCCTGCAGCCGCCAGTGCCACCGCCTCTGATGGAGAG TCGACACCTGTGGAGTCCCCAGATTTAAACTTTGTCAGCATCTCAGAGGAGCACGATGCTGAG GGCAATGACGTGCTGGAGGATGAGGATGTGTCACCCACACAGGAAGATG GCCCGAGGACAGGCGCTTTCCTCGGTCTGAGGTGTGACAATAACAATGACTTGAGCATCGCACACGTGAAAGCGCTGGACAATAAACTGTGCTCTGAGGCCTGCTTACCTG CTGCAGTGCCGGACTCCTGCCCCATTGACATTGAGGAATAG
- the RNF157 gene encoding E3 ubiquitin ligase RNF157 isoform X2 yields MGALTSRQNAGVEEVDIPANSVYRYPPKSGSYFANHFIMGGEKFDSTHPEGYLFGENSDLNFLGNRPVVEPVKTLRSLINIRKDTLRLVKCSEEVKTPGEEVSKAKVHYNVEFTFDTDARVAITIYYQASEEFHNGVARDSYVPRDTSLQSETVHYKRGVCQQFCVPSHTVDPSEWTEEELGFDLDREVFPMVVHAVVDEGDEHAGHSHVLLATFEKHTDGTFCVKPLKQKQVVDGVSYLLQEIYGIENKYNTQDSKVAEDEVSDNSAECVVCLSDVRDTLILPCRHLCLCNTCADTLRYQANNCPICRLPFRALLQIRAMRKKLGPLSPTSFNPIISSQTSDSEEHSVSAQESFGCPTGSSENIPPGYEVVSLLEALNGPLTPSPGAGPMRMLGDGPPGAGPLPSYSSTGRLPPLRALSPLERLSECAPPGLKLKKSLSKSVSQNSSILPEEEDEKSCTESELRVCRRKSPARLEEECGMTPESENLTLSSSGAIDQSSCTGTPLSSTISSPEEAASSSLAQSVMSMASSQSQHSQISTDTVSSMSGSYVAPGTEEEGDMLPSPAAASATASDGESTPVESPDLNFVSISEEHDAEGNDVLEDEDVSPTQEDGPRTGAFLGLRCDNNNDLSIAHVKALDNKLCSEACLPAAVPDSCPIDIEE; encoded by the exons ATGGGGGCTTTGACCAGCCGACAAAACGCAGGGGTGGAGGAGGTGGATATCCCCGCTAATTCCGTCTATAGGTACCCCCCGAAATCCG GGAGCTACTTTGCCAACCACTTCATCATGGGAGGCGAGAAGTTCGACTCAACGCACCCTGAGGGTTACCTCTTCGGCGAGAACAGCGACCTCAACTTCTTGGGGAACCGACCTGTGGTG GAACCCGTGAAGACCCTCCGGAGCCTGATCAACATCCGCAAGGACACGCTGCGCCTCGTCAA GTGTTCAGAGGAGGTGAAGACCCCAGGGGAAGAGGTCAGCAAAGCCAAGGTGCACTACAACGTGGAGTTCACCTTTGACACGGATGCCCGCGTGGCCATAACCATCTACTACCAGGCCAGCGAGGAGTTCCACAACGGGGTGGCGAG GGACAGCTACGTCCCCAGGGACACCAGCCTGCAGTCGGAGACGGTGCACTACAAGCGGGGTGTGTGCCAGCAGTTCTGTGTGCCCTCCCACACTGTTGACCCCTCGGAATGGACCGAGGAGGAG CTGGGCTTTGACCTGGACCGGGAAGTGTTCCCCATGGTGGTGCATGCAGTAGTGGATGAAGGCGATG AGCACGCCGGGCACAGCCATGTGCTGCTGGCAACCTTTGAGAAG CATACTGATGGCACTTTCTGCGTGAAGCCCCTCAAGCAGAAGCAAGTG GTGGATGGGGTGAGCTACCTCCTGCAGGAGATCTACGGCATCGAGAACAAGTACAACACGCAGGACTCCAAG GTCGCTGAGGATGAGGTGAGCGATAACAGCGCTGAGTGCGTCGTCTGCCTCTCGGATGTCCGTGACACCCTCATCCTGCCCTGCCGCCACCTCTGCCTCTGCAACACCTGCGCTGACACCCTGCGCTACCAGGCCAACAACTGCCCCATCTGCAGGCTGC CTTTCCGAGCCTTGCTTCAAATCCGAGCCATGAGGAAAAAGCTGGGGCCCCTCTCGCCCACCAGCTTCAACCCCATCATCTCCTCACAGACCTCTGACTCTGAAGAGCACTCGGTCAGCGCTCAGGAGAGCTTCGGGTGCCCCACCGGG TCCTCAGAGAACATCCCCCCAGGCTACGAGGTGGTGTCGCTGCTCGAGGCCCTCAATGGGCCCCTGACTCCCTCACCGGGTGCAGGGCCGATGCGGATGCTTGGCGATGGCCCCCCAGGTGCAGGACCGCTGCCCTCCTACAGCAGCACCGGCCGCCTGCCCCCCCTGCGGGCCCTCTCACCCCTCGAGCGGCTCTCAGAATGTGCCCCACCGGGGCTCAAGCTGAAGAAAAGCCTTTCCAA GTCGGTATCCCAGAACTCCTCCATCCTGCCCGAAGAGGAGGACGAGAAGTCGTGTACTGAGTCAGAGCTGAGGGTCTGCAGGAGGAAATCCCCTGCCCGGCTGGAGGAG GAGTGTGGCATGACACCAGAGAGTGAGAACCTCACCCTGTCCTCGTCGGGAGCCATTGACCAGTCCTCATGCACCGGGACCCCGCTGTCCTCCACCATCTCGTCTCCAGAAG aagctgccagcagcagcctggcccAGTCTGTCATGTCCATGGCCTCCTCCCAGAGCCAACACTCACAGATCAGCACCGACACTGTCTCCTCCATGTCCGGCTCCTACGTGGCCCCTGGCACAGAGGAAGAAGGGGACATGCTCCCCTCGCCTGCAGCCGCCAGTGCCACCGCCTCTGATGGAGAG TCGACACCTGTGGAGTCCCCAGATTTAAACTTTGTCAGCATCTCAGAGGAGCACGATGCTGAG GGCAATGACGTGCTGGAGGATGAGGATGTGTCACCCACACAGGAAGATG GCCCGAGGACAGGCGCTTTCCTCGGTCTGAGGTGTGACAATAACAATGACTTGAGCATCGCACACGTGAAAGCGCTGGACAATAAACTGTGCTCTGAGGCCTGCTTACCTG CTGCAGTGCCGGACTCCTGCCCCATTGACATTGAGGAATAG
- the RNF157 gene encoding E3 ubiquitin ligase RNF157 isoform X6, which yields MGALTSRQNAGVEEVDIPANSVYRYPPKSGSYFANHFIMGGEKFDSTHPEGYLFGENSDLNFLGNRPVVFPYAAPPPQEPVKTLRSLINIRKDTLRLVKCSEEVKTPGEEVSKAKVHYNVEFTFDTDARVAITIYYQASEEFHNGVASYVPRDTSLQSETVHYKRGVCQQFCVPSHTVDPSEWTEEELGFDLDREVFPMVVHAVVDEGDEHAGHSHVLLATFEKHTDGTFCVKPLKQKQVVDGVSYLLQEIYGIENKYNTQDSKVAEDEVSDNSAECVVCLSDVRDTLILPCRHLCLCNTCADTLRYQANNCPICRLPFRALLQIRAMRKKLGPLSPTSFNPIISSQTSDSEEHSVSAQESFGCPTGSSENIPPGYEVVSLLEALNGPLTPSPGAGPMRMLGDGPPGAGPLPSYSSTGRLPPLRALSPLERLSECAPPGLKLKKSLSKSVSQNSSILPEEEDEKSCTESELRVCRRKSPARLEEECGMTPESENLTLSSSGAIDQSSCTGTPLSSTISSPEEAASSSLAQSVMSMASSQSQHSQISTDTVSSMSGSYVAPGTEEEGDMLPSPAAASATASDGESTPVESPDLNFVSISEEHDAEGNDVLEDEDVSPTQEDGPRTGAFLGLRCDNNNDLSIAHVKALDNKLCSEACLPAAVPDSCPIDIEE from the exons ATGGGGGCTTTGACCAGCCGACAAAACGCAGGGGTGGAGGAGGTGGATATCCCCGCTAATTCCGTCTATAGGTACCCCCCGAAATCCG GGAGCTACTTTGCCAACCACTTCATCATGGGAGGCGAGAAGTTCGACTCAACGCACCCTGAGGGTTACCTCTTCGGCGAGAACAGCGACCTCAACTTCTTGGGGAACCGACCTGTGGTG TTCCCTTACGCTGCTCCACCTCCTCAGGAACCCGTGAAGACCCTCCGGAGCCTGATCAACATCCGCAAGGACACGCTGCGCCTCGTCAA GTGTTCAGAGGAGGTGAAGACCCCAGGGGAAGAGGTCAGCAAAGCCAAGGTGCACTACAACGTGGAGTTCACCTTTGACACGGATGCCCGCGTGGCCATAACCATCTACTACCAGGCCAGCGAGGAGTTCCACAACGGGGTGGCGAG CTACGTCCCCAGGGACACCAGCCTGCAGTCGGAGACGGTGCACTACAAGCGGGGTGTGTGCCAGCAGTTCTGTGTGCCCTCCCACACTGTTGACCCCTCGGAATGGACCGAGGAGGAG CTGGGCTTTGACCTGGACCGGGAAGTGTTCCCCATGGTGGTGCATGCAGTAGTGGATGAAGGCGATG AGCACGCCGGGCACAGCCATGTGCTGCTGGCAACCTTTGAGAAG CATACTGATGGCACTTTCTGCGTGAAGCCCCTCAAGCAGAAGCAAGTG GTGGATGGGGTGAGCTACCTCCTGCAGGAGATCTACGGCATCGAGAACAAGTACAACACGCAGGACTCCAAG GTCGCTGAGGATGAGGTGAGCGATAACAGCGCTGAGTGCGTCGTCTGCCTCTCGGATGTCCGTGACACCCTCATCCTGCCCTGCCGCCACCTCTGCCTCTGCAACACCTGCGCTGACACCCTGCGCTACCAGGCCAACAACTGCCCCATCTGCAGGCTGC CTTTCCGAGCCTTGCTTCAAATCCGAGCCATGAGGAAAAAGCTGGGGCCCCTCTCGCCCACCAGCTTCAACCCCATCATCTCCTCACAGACCTCTGACTCTGAAGAGCACTCGGTCAGCGCTCAGGAGAGCTTCGGGTGCCCCACCGGG TCCTCAGAGAACATCCCCCCAGGCTACGAGGTGGTGTCGCTGCTCGAGGCCCTCAATGGGCCCCTGACTCCCTCACCGGGTGCAGGGCCGATGCGGATGCTTGGCGATGGCCCCCCAGGTGCAGGACCGCTGCCCTCCTACAGCAGCACCGGCCGCCTGCCCCCCCTGCGGGCCCTCTCACCCCTCGAGCGGCTCTCAGAATGTGCCCCACCGGGGCTCAAGCTGAAGAAAAGCCTTTCCAA GTCGGTATCCCAGAACTCCTCCATCCTGCCCGAAGAGGAGGACGAGAAGTCGTGTACTGAGTCAGAGCTGAGGGTCTGCAGGAGGAAATCCCCTGCCCGGCTGGAGGAG GAGTGTGGCATGACACCAGAGAGTGAGAACCTCACCCTGTCCTCGTCGGGAGCCATTGACCAGTCCTCATGCACCGGGACCCCGCTGTCCTCCACCATCTCGTCTCCAGAAG aagctgccagcagcagcctggcccAGTCTGTCATGTCCATGGCCTCCTCCCAGAGCCAACACTCACAGATCAGCACCGACACTGTCTCCTCCATGTCCGGCTCCTACGTGGCCCCTGGCACAGAGGAAGAAGGGGACATGCTCCCCTCGCCTGCAGCCGCCAGTGCCACCGCCTCTGATGGAGAG TCGACACCTGTGGAGTCCCCAGATTTAAACTTTGTCAGCATCTCAGAGGAGCACGATGCTGAG GGCAATGACGTGCTGGAGGATGAGGATGTGTCACCCACACAGGAAGATG GCCCGAGGACAGGCGCTTTCCTCGGTCTGAGGTGTGACAATAACAATGACTTGAGCATCGCACACGTGAAAGCGCTGGACAATAAACTGTGCTCTGAGGCCTGCTTACCTG CTGCAGTGCCGGACTCCTGCCCCATTGACATTGAGGAATAG